The Terriglobales bacterium genome includes a region encoding these proteins:
- a CDS encoding response regulator transcription factor: MPGRRILVVDDEPQITRVLRTTLSSHGYEIRVANDAEAALDVVNDWPPELVITDLSMPNISGIELTKRVRNKSDVPIIVLSVRGEERSKIEALDAGADDYVTKPFSMNELLARVRANLRRFSPPPAEEQEIEVGDFKIDLAGHRILVRGEEVRLTPKEFDLLVYFARHPEKVITHAVLLRSVWGAQSVNQNEYLRVFIGQLRKKLEGGGDKHYILTEPWIGYRFTPGE, translated from the coding sequence GTGCCAGGCCGTCGCATACTCGTGGTGGACGATGAGCCGCAGATCACGCGCGTGCTGCGCACCACCCTTTCCAGTCATGGCTATGAGATTCGGGTCGCCAACGACGCCGAGGCGGCACTCGATGTCGTGAATGACTGGCCGCCCGAGCTGGTCATCACCGATCTCTCCATGCCAAACATCAGCGGAATTGAGCTCACGAAGCGAGTGCGTAATAAATCCGACGTCCCGATCATCGTTTTGTCCGTGAGGGGCGAGGAGCGCTCGAAAATCGAAGCGCTCGACGCCGGCGCCGACGACTACGTCACCAAACCATTCAGCATGAATGAACTGCTCGCCCGCGTTCGAGCGAATCTGCGGCGCTTCTCTCCACCGCCGGCGGAAGAGCAGGAAATCGAGGTTGGGGATTTCAAAATCGATCTCGCAGGACATCGAATCCTGGTTCGCGGTGAAGAGGTCAGACTTACTCCAAAAGAGTTTGATCTGCTCGTCTACTTTGCACGTCATCCGGAAAAGGTCATCACTCATGCGGTGCTCTTGCGTTCCGTTTGGGGAGCACAGAGTGTGAATCAAAACGAATACCTGCGCGTCTTTATCGGCCAGCTCCGCAAAAAACTCGAAGGAGGCGGCGATAAACACTACATCCTTACCGAACCTTGGATCGGATACCGCTTCACTCCGGGCGAGTAA
- a CDS encoding histidine kinase, with product MPKTPEEWLEQTAPEKRVGVFKLILGYAPGVGKTYNMLSEAIRRHRRGEDVVIGLIETHGRKGIAELVEQLEVVPRRKLEYKGAIFEEMDVDAIMARKPQVALIDEFAHTNVEGSKHRKRYEDVLDLLDNKIDVISTMNIQHLESMNPTVQSITGIQVRETVPDSVLQRADEIVMADLTPEALQTRMQRGDIYPLDRAEKALKNFFRRGNLIALRELALRQVTHAVDRSLDEYLKKKNIDQNWGVREKIAVCISSHPESQQLIARGARIADRIDADFFCVYVEQEKDRNPENARSLNANFQFVENLSGRIVRLKGKDIASAVAEFVRDEHITQVVFGRSAVGGWREYLYLGAIQRFMRNAPPVDVHIITQRAD from the coding sequence GTGCCAAAGACACCCGAAGAATGGTTGGAGCAAACCGCCCCGGAAAAGCGGGTCGGGGTTTTCAAGCTGATCCTCGGCTACGCTCCCGGAGTTGGTAAGACGTACAACATGCTGAGCGAAGCAATTCGGCGGCACCGCCGTGGCGAGGACGTCGTCATCGGCTTGATTGAGACGCACGGACGCAAGGGCATCGCAGAATTAGTTGAGCAGTTGGAGGTTGTGCCGCGACGCAAACTCGAATACAAAGGCGCCATCTTCGAGGAGATGGACGTGGATGCGATCATGGCACGCAAGCCGCAGGTGGCTCTTATCGATGAATTCGCGCACACCAACGTCGAAGGGAGCAAGCATCGTAAGCGTTACGAAGATGTTTTGGACCTGCTCGATAATAAGATCGACGTTATCTCCACGATGAACATTCAGCATCTCGAGAGCATGAACCCGACGGTTCAGAGCATCACAGGAATTCAGGTGCGGGAAACTGTTCCCGATTCGGTACTTCAACGCGCTGATGAAATCGTAATGGCGGATCTGACTCCCGAGGCGCTGCAAACGCGCATGCAGCGAGGCGACATCTATCCGCTTGATCGCGCGGAAAAAGCACTGAAGAACTTTTTTCGACGGGGAAACCTCATAGCTTTGCGGGAACTTGCGTTACGTCAGGTAACCCACGCAGTTGACCGTAGCCTGGATGAATATCTCAAGAAAAAGAACATCGATCAGAACTGGGGCGTACGCGAGAAGATTGCAGTCTGCATCAGCTCTCATCCTGAGTCGCAGCAGCTCATTGCCCGAGGCGCGAGAATCGCCGATCGTATCGATGCCGATTTTTTCTGCGTTTATGTGGAGCAGGAGAAAGATCGCAATCCGGAGAACGCGCGCAGCTTGAATGCAAATTTCCAATTCGTGGAAAATCTTTCGGGAAGGATTGTGCGGCTGAAGGGAAAAGACATCGCTTCCGCAGTGGCTGAGTTCGTACGCGACGAGCACATCACCCAGGTTGTGTTCGGACGATCGGCAGTCGGAGGCTGGCGCGAGTATCTGTATCTCGGAGCAATTCAGCGTTTCATGCGGAATGCTCCGCCGGTGGACGTGCATATCATTACGCAAAGGGCAGATTAG
- a CDS encoding outer membrane beta-barrel protein: MVAKLIAALSRSGVFTQPANTALFIAIAFSFLALPAGYSQDSPDSQTSASSGATVSAATPLTTPSITGPLQAAPPIVFESGPFGKLNLNGIVSGMGVWQGNHVAGDHATQAAVSNGQIFLQKTTDFWQFYLQAGVYNILTLGTPFLATDKALSNLFGPVPVWYVKLAPAKNTSVMIGSLPTLIGAEYTFDFQNMNINRGLLWNQENDVNRGIQVNQAVGKFTASLSWNDGYYSNRYSWLSGSLTYVSGAHTLSFIGMGNLRQTAFQTLATPVQNNSVIYAAIYTYTKSGWVMQPYYQYSNVPTNPAVGIAHGASTNGGALLVSRRLKHGFSLAGRGEYLGSTGSSAEGSVNLMYGPGSSAWSLTLTPTFQYHRFFAHGDLAFVRANSITPGAAFGPVGTNPNQRRGVMEVGILF; encoded by the coding sequence ATGGTTGCGAAGTTAATTGCGGCATTAAGCCGGAGCGGCGTTTTCACGCAACCCGCCAACACAGCGCTGTTTATCGCCATTGCGTTTTCCTTTTTGGCACTCCCCGCGGGGTATAGTCAGGATTCTCCAGATTCCCAAACAAGTGCGAGCAGCGGGGCCACCGTTTCTGCCGCAACACCACTCACTACGCCCAGCATTACTGGACCACTTCAGGCGGCACCTCCCATCGTCTTTGAAAGCGGACCCTTCGGCAAGCTGAACTTGAACGGGATCGTGAGCGGGATGGGAGTTTGGCAAGGGAATCACGTAGCCGGTGATCACGCGACACAGGCAGCTGTCAGCAACGGTCAAATATTTCTACAAAAGACCACCGACTTTTGGCAGTTTTACCTTCAAGCCGGCGTCTACAACATCCTTACTCTTGGCACTCCTTTCCTCGCAACCGACAAAGCACTCTCCAATCTCTTTGGCCCAGTTCCAGTTTGGTACGTGAAGCTGGCACCCGCAAAGAACACATCCGTGATGATCGGCTCATTGCCTACATTGATAGGGGCGGAATACACGTTCGATTTTCAGAACATGAACATTAACCGCGGCCTGTTGTGGAACCAGGAGAACGATGTCAATCGCGGAATCCAGGTGAACCAGGCGGTCGGCAAATTTACAGCGTCGCTTAGCTGGAACGATGGCTACTACTCCAATCGCTACTCTTGGCTGAGCGGTTCGTTAACTTACGTCAGCGGCGCACATACTCTGTCATTCATTGGCATGGGCAATCTCCGACAAACAGCGTTCCAGACTCTCGCTACGCCTGTGCAGAACAACAGCGTCATCTACGCCGCGATATACACGTACACGAAGAGCGGATGGGTTATGCAACCTTACTACCAATACAGCAACGTTCCTACGAATCCTGCTGTCGGCATCGCCCACGGAGCATCAACGAATGGCGGCGCATTGCTCGTAAGCCGCAGACTGAAGCACGGATTCTCGCTTGCAGGTCGAGGCGAATATCTCGGAAGCACCGGCAGCAGCGCAGAGGGTTCCGTCAACTTGATGTACGGGCCGGGCAGCTCGGCGTGGTCGCTCACGCTGACGCCAACTTTCCAATATCACCGATTCTTTGCGCACGGAGATCTCGCGTTTGTACGCGCGAACAGTATTACTCCCGGGGCCGCTTTCGGCCCGGTGGGCACGAATCCGAACCAACGTCGCGGAGTGATGGAAGTGGGAATCCTGTTTTGA
- the kdpA gene encoding potassium-transporting ATPase subunit KdpA yields MTVHGWFQILFFCALVLAITKPLGIFMARVFNRERTFMDPVMRPIEKLIYCTTGVDENREMRWTEYAIAMLLFSAVSMLVLYIMQRVQLHLPWNPQKLADVAPDLSFNTAASFTTNTNWQNYSGETTMSYFTQMAGLAYHNFVSAAVGIALAIAFIRGIVRREKETIGNFWVDLVRCTLWVLMPACVLGALLLVWQGVPQNFRPYDVAKLVEPQQIQKTGPDGKPMVDANGKPVMDTVTDQNIAQGPVASQEIIKEFGTNGGGFFNANSAHPFENPTPLSNLIEMFCMFAISSGLTYTLGRMTRSPRHGWAVWSAMAILFFAGVITAYWAEARGNPLLAGTDQRVTRLQSGGNMEGKEVRFGIANSALWATITTDTSCGAVNGFHDSFTPIGGMVPLANMMLNETIFGGVGAGMYGVLIYIVLAVFIAGLMVGRTPEYLGKKIEAYDVKMAMLVSLVFPLAILSFASVSVLYQFGTTSVSNPGPHGLSQVLYAFTSTAANNGSAFGGLNGNTLYYNTALGLNTLIGRFLMIIPTLGIAGNLARKKYVPPSLGTFPVTTPLFSALLIGVILIVGALTFFPALSLGPILEHLLMAAGKTF; encoded by the coding sequence ATGACGGTACATGGATGGTTTCAAATCCTGTTCTTCTGCGCTCTGGTGCTTGCGATCACAAAACCGCTCGGCATCTTCATGGCGCGCGTCTTCAATCGCGAGCGCACTTTCATGGACCCGGTCATGCGTCCGATCGAGAAGCTGATCTATTGCACAACCGGAGTCGATGAGAACCGCGAAATGCGGTGGACCGAGTACGCAATCGCCATGCTGCTGTTTAGCGCGGTGTCGATGCTCGTGCTCTACATCATGCAGCGTGTGCAACTGCACCTGCCCTGGAATCCGCAGAAGCTTGCCGACGTCGCTCCTGATCTTTCCTTCAATACCGCCGCCTCATTCACCACGAATACGAATTGGCAGAATTACAGCGGCGAGACCACGATGAGTTACTTCACGCAGATGGCCGGGCTCGCTTACCACAACTTCGTTTCTGCTGCAGTCGGGATCGCGCTGGCGATTGCATTCATTCGCGGAATCGTACGGCGCGAGAAGGAAACGATCGGCAATTTCTGGGTTGATCTTGTTCGCTGCACTCTTTGGGTATTGATGCCCGCTTGTGTTCTTGGTGCGTTGCTGCTGGTGTGGCAGGGAGTGCCGCAGAACTTTAGGCCGTATGACGTTGCGAAGCTCGTCGAACCGCAGCAGATTCAGAAGACAGGTCCTGACGGCAAGCCGATGGTTGACGCGAACGGCAAGCCGGTCATGGACACCGTTACCGATCAGAACATCGCGCAAGGACCGGTCGCGTCGCAGGAGATTATCAAGGAATTTGGAACGAATGGCGGAGGCTTCTTTAACGCCAACAGCGCTCATCCATTCGAAAATCCTACCCCGCTTTCAAACCTGATCGAAATGTTCTGCATGTTCGCGATCTCCTCAGGACTTACATACACACTCGGTAGGATGACGAGGTCTCCGCGACATGGCTGGGCAGTGTGGTCCGCCATGGCAATTCTCTTCTTCGCAGGCGTAATCACCGCCTATTGGGCTGAGGCACGCGGGAATCCATTACTTGCCGGAACCGATCAGCGCGTAACTAGGTTGCAGTCTGGCGGCAACATGGAAGGGAAAGAGGTCCGTTTTGGGATCGCTAATTCTGCCCTTTGGGCCACGATTACCACAGACACAAGCTGTGGCGCTGTGAACGGATTTCACGATTCCTTTACGCCCATCGGTGGAATGGTTCCGCTTGCCAACATGATGCTGAACGAAACAATCTTCGGCGGCGTAGGCGCTGGAATGTATGGCGTTCTGATCTACATTGTGCTCGCCGTATTCATCGCTGGGCTGATGGTCGGTCGCACGCCGGAATACCTGGGCAAGAAGATCGAGGCCTATGACGTGAAAATGGCGATGTTGGTTTCGCTGGTATTTCCGCTCGCAATCCTGTCATTCGCCTCTGTCTCTGTTCTCTATCAATTCGGAACAACCAGCGTCAGCAACCCTGGTCCGCACGGACTTTCACAGGTTCTGTACGCGTTCACTTCAACCGCCGCAAACAACGGCTCGGCATTCGGTGGTTTGAATGGCAATACGCTTTACTACAACACGGCTCTGGGCCTGAACACCCTGATTGGGCGCTTCTTGATGATTATTCCCACGCTGGGAATTGCGGGTAATCTGGCCCGGAAGAAATATGTGCCTCCATCATTGGGAACGTTTCCAGTGACGACGCCGCTATTTAGCGCCCTGCTCATCGGAGTAATCCTGATCGTTGGAGCCCTCACGTTTTTTCCTGCCCTCAGCCTAGGGCCGATTCTTGAACATCTGCTGATGGCAGCCGGTAAAACATTCTGA